AGAACCAATGAAAACATGCCCTACTACGTTTTTGACTTAATCATCCGTTCATTGAGTCTAAACGGAATCCAGATTAAAACCGGTACTCTGCTTTTCTTAGGCGTTGCTTTCAAAAAAAATGTGGACGACATCCGCAACTCACCTGCGCTTAAAATCATGGAACTTCTTTTGCAAAGAGGCTCCAAAAATCTTACTTTTAACGACCCGCATGTGAACGAAGTGCGTCTTAATGGAACCGTGATGACGAGTCAGGAACTGACCGACAAGCTTATTTCTCAAGTCGATTGTGTCATTATCACAACTGACCACAGTAAATACGATTTCGAAAATATTGTTAAACACGCTAACTTGATTATCGATACTCGCAACGCCACCAAATCTGTTCAAAATGCTGGGGGTAAAATAATCCGTTTAGGAAGCAGCGGTAAAATGACTTAAGCGCGATGCATTTTAAAGCAAAAATTCCGATCTTCTTAATCCCGCTTATCCTGATATGCTGCAGTTGGCAAAACTTGCCCGCGCAAAGACTCGATAAACGGCTGAAGAAAAAACAGGAGCAGGATTTCAGGAGCCGAGCAAAATCAGCATTCGATAAAAGCAAATCGACTGACAAATCGCAAGCAGAACTTCTGCCTCAAACCGAATTTCTGCAGCAGCCTCTGGAAGCGGCAATCGACCCCGAATCTTACATCGTCGGGCCGGGTGACGTTTTTCAAATCGTGATCATCTCAAGCGAAGAACTCGTTTTTAAAGTTCAGGTGATCTCTGACGGCAAGCTTGTCATACCGACCTTAGCTGTCCTCGATGTCGATGGGAAAACGCTGTCTGAAGTTCAAACCTTAGTTAAAGAGGCGGGGGCGGATAAATACCTTAATTCTCAAATAACCGCTAATCTTGCGATCTTGAGGCAATTTCGGGTGCATGTAACCGGACAAGTCATGAAACCGGGCTCGTATGAGGCGTTAGCTGTTGACCGGGTATCAAACATAATCAAGAAAGCCGAGGGCATAACCAACTGGGGCTCCGAAAGGGTTATCGAAATTCGCCACCTGGATGGCACGGTGGACATGGTGGATTTGTACCGGTACTCAAAACTCGGAGATTTAGACGCAAATTTGACTCTAAAAGGCGGTGACGTCATTTATGTTCCTCATATTAATTTGTCTAAGGCAACCGTGCGCGTGGAAGGGTCGGTAAACGATCCCGGGATTTATCAGTTGGCCGAGAATGAAACGGTGCAGAGTTTCTTGCTTAGAGTTGATGCTTACAACCGGCGCGCAGACTTGACCAACGCTTACATTCAAAGACAAACGGTTTCTAATGGCATTTCGGAAACCATCCCGATTTTCCCATATCTGGAAAACCGGGGAAATGGCCATGCGGAATTGTATTTGCAGGATGGCGATGTCATTATGGTTCCGCAAAGAAACGAGGAGGTTTATGTCATCGGCGCGGTTAGAAACGCCGGGCCTTATGCCTATTATCCAAATCTAACTGCCATCGATTATATTGGTTTTGCCGGCAGCACTGAAAGAGCAGTAAAGCCGTCAAAGGTCCAGCTAATCCGCAATAATTCGGAGAACCCTTTAAAGGCGAAAGGTTTAATCATTGAGCCGGGTGATACGGTTTACGTTCCACAGAGAACTGAGTTTGGTCTCAGGGAGATTACCTCGCTCATCGTGACAGTTACCAATGTGCTGTTGACTATGAAAGCGTTAGATTTGTTGTAAGCAAATTATCAGCGAATTTTTCAGATCGTTCAAATTTACTTTTCCGTCCATAATTTAAAGACCCAGCCTTAAAAATAGCAACTTTGTCAGTTTCCTGTCTTTAAAAAAAATAATTTGGGAATTAGTATGGAAGGTAAGAAATCGAATATCATAGATTATTTCTCGGTCGTTGTAAAATGGCGAAAGCTGATTTTTGTTAATTTTATTGTTGTCTGTAGTATTACGGCGATCATTTCTCTGATTGTTCCAAAAACCTTTTCGGCAAATTCAACGATTCTGCCTCCAGCCAACGAAGCTGATGTGTTCGGCCTGTCATCTCTAATTGGAAATTTACCTCTCGGTCCATTAGGATTCGGCGGCGTCTCGGAAGAGACCTACACATTTATGGCGATTTTGCACAGCCGCACGGTTATGGAAGCAATTGCCAAAAAATTTGCTTTAATGCAAAGGTACGACTATGAAAATATGGAATACACTGTCGAGGAGCTCCG
The genomic region above belongs to candidate division KSB1 bacterium and contains:
- a CDS encoding SLBB domain-containing protein, producing the protein MPAQRLDKRLKKKQEQDFRSRAKSAFDKSKSTDKSQAELLPQTEFLQQPLEAAIDPESYIVGPGDVFQIVIISSEELVFKVQVISDGKLVIPTLAVLDVDGKTLSEVQTLVKEAGADKYLNSQITANLAILRQFRVHVTGQVMKPGSYEALAVDRVSNIIKKAEGITNWGSERVIEIRHLDGTVDMVDLYRYSKLGDLDANLTLKGGDVIYVPHINLSKATVRVEGSVNDPGIYQLAENETVQSFLLRVDAYNRRADLTNAYIQRQTVSNGISETIPIFPYLENRGNGHAELYLQDGDVIMVPQRNEEVYVIGAVRNAGPYAYYPNLTAIDYIGFAGSTERAVKPSKVQLIRNNSENPLKAKGLIIEPGDTVYVPQRTEFGLREITSLIVTVTNVLLTMKALDLL